Proteins from a genomic interval of Quercus robur chromosome 9, dhQueRobu3.1, whole genome shotgun sequence:
- the LOC126700400 gene encoding F-box protein PP2-B10-like isoform X16, giving the protein MEREREGERNGVDISVLPEGCISNIVSLTSPKDACTACAVSPIFRAAAESNAVWETFLPPDYQAIITRSSSTSLDSSNFSSKKQLYLSLSDNPILIDDNKKSFFLDKSSGKKCYLLAARDLCIVWGGTPQYWRWISLPESRFPEVAKLLDEWWFDIRGKIHTSMLSPNTNYAAYLVYKLARRAYGFTNPPPKASVGKSGEGEDYKQTVCLCMPAVEPSQQDQVVLPQQHTSHPKLRKDGWLEIELGEFFNKGGEDELQIRLMEVEAGTQKTGLIVEGIEIRPTKG; this is encoded by the exons atggaaagagagagagaaggagaaaggaaTGGTGTGGACATATCAGTATTACCAGAGGGATGCATATCGAACATAGTATCATTGACGAGTCCTAAGGATGCTTGCACAGCTTGTGCGGTTTCTCCTATATTCCGTGCGGCTGCCGAGTCCAACGCTGTCTGGGAGACGTTCTTGCCGCCCGATTATCAAGCCATCATTACTCGATCATCATCAACTTCATTGGATTCCTCGAACTTCTCTTCAAAGAAACAGCTCTACCTCAGTCTCTCCGATAACCCCATCTTGATCGACGATAATAAAAAG AGCTTTTTCTTGGACAAATCGAGTGGTAAGAAATGTTACCTTCTTGCTGCAAGGGACCTTTGCATTGTATGGGGTGGCACTCCTCAGTATTGGAGATGGATTTCTTTACCTGAATCTAG GTTCCCAGAGGTAGCTAAACTTTTAGATGAGTGGTGGTTTGACATCCGTGGCAAGATACATACTTCCATGCTGTCTCCGAATACAAACTATGCCGCTTACCTTGTGTACAAATTGGCGAGAAGAGCCTATGGATTTACTAACCCTCCTCCAAAGGCTTCAGTTGGAAAAAGTGGAGAAGGTGAAGACTATAAACAAACTGTTTGTTTGTGCATGCCTGCTGTGGAGCCAAGCCAGCAAGACCAGGTTGTACTGCCGCAGCAGCACACTTCACATCCGAAACTGAGAAAAGATGGGTGGTTAGAGATTGAATTGGGTGAGTTTTTCAATAAGGGAGGAGAAGATGAACTGCAGATTAGACTTATGGAGGTAGAAGCTGGTACCCAAAAGACTGGTCTCATTGTTGAAGGGATCGAGATCAGACCAACAAAGGGGTGA